The Rhizobium leguminosarum DNA segment GGTTTTCCCGGCAGCACCGTCAATATCGATCTCGACTATGTCATCGGCGACCATTCGGTATTGCCCGAGGTGGCAAAGCCCTTCTACCATGAGAAATTCTGCCGGCTGCCGGAGAGCTATCAGCCGAACGACCCGATGCATCGCCCGAAGCCGCGCCCCGTCACCCGCGAGCAGCTCGGCCTGCCGGAAGAGGCCTTCATCTTCGCCTCGTTCAACGGCAACCGCAAGATCACGCCGGAGACGATCGACAGCTGGTGCCGCATTCTCAAGCGGGCGCCGAACAGCGTGCTCTGGCTGATGGCGAACACGCCGCGCAACCAGGCGAACCTGTTGAAGCAGTTCCAGACGGCGGGCATTTCGCCCAAGCGGATCATCTTCTGCCCGCGCGCGCCCTACGAACAACATATCGACCGTCAGCAGGCGGCCGACCTCGGCATCGATACCTTCCCGGTCAACGGCCACACGACCACCTCGGAGCAGCTCTGGGGCGGCCTGCCGGTCCTGACCGTCAAGGGCACCAACTTCGCCTCACGCGTCAGCGAGAGCCTGCTGCGGGCCATTGACCTGCCCGACCTCGTCGCAAGCGACCTGCAGGCCTACGAGGATCTCGCCGTCGAACTGGCGCAGAATCCCGGACGGATCGCCGAATACAAGGCGCATCTGAAAGAGAAGCGCTATATCGCGCCGCTCTTCGACGCCGAACGTTTCTGCAATCATCTGGAGCAGGCCTACGAAATCATGGCCGAGCGCGCCAAGCAGCGCCTCGTCCCCGAGCACATGGACATTGCGGCGCTGCCGCCGCGCACGGCGCCGTTCGCGGCGGAGTGAGGCTTATAACCGCCATGAAAAACCCGCCGGAGCGATCCGGCGGGCTTTCACGTTTGGAAAAAGGCAGAGGCCGCAGCCGGTTAGTTGAATGAGCGCACCAGGCTGCCGACAAGCAGGTTCCAGCCGTCGATCAGCACGAAGAAGAGAATTTTGAACGGCAGCGAGATCGAGGTCGGCGGCAGCATCATCATGCCCATCGCCATGGTGATGGTGGCGACGATCAAGTCGATGACGAGGAACGGCAGCACGACAAGGAAGCCGATCTCGAAGCCGCGGCGAATTTCGGAAATCATGAAGGCCGGGATCAGCACGCGGTAATCGATCGGATCGGTTGTCTGAATATTCTGGCCGCGCTCACGCGCCAGATCGACGAAGAGCGCCAGATCCTTGTCGCGGGTATTGGCCGACATGAACTTGCGGAACGGTTCGGCGATCCGCTGGACCGCCTCTGTCTCGTTGATCTGATTGGCAAGCAGCGGCTGCACGCCGTTCTGCCAAGCCTGATCGAAGGTCGGCGACATGACGTAGAAGGTCATGAACAGCGACAGCGACAGGAGGATCATGTTGGAGGGCGTCGAGGAGAGGCCCATGCCTGAGCGCAGGATCGAGAAGGCAATGATGAAGCGCGGGAAGCTCGTCACCATGATCAGGATACCCGGCGCGACCGAAAGAATGGTCAGCAGGCCGAAGGTACGGATGATCCAGGCAGCGACGGAGCCATCGACCGGCAGGTTCAACAGGTCGGTCGGCAGCTGCTGTGCCACCGCCAGTTCCGGTACCGCCATCATGGCGGCAAGGAAAACTATGAGACGAATCATTCGATGACAAATGTCCTGAACATGACCTTCGATACGCGCCCTTGCGAGCGAAGGTCAACACGTTCCTGTATGTCATCCTTGAGATATTGAAAGCCCCGCGGCCCCTCGATCTGCTGCAGGGAAACGGTCCTGATATATGCTAGGATATCCTGATGAATATCCTCGGAAACCTTGACATCCGGCGGCCCGTTGAAAAGCAGCGCGACCTCGAGTCGGACCCAGTTTTCGGAGGGGTAAGCGAGGTTCGACGTGATCGGCTCGAGCTGGACGACGTTGTTGGCCTCGGTCGAGATGTGGGCCAGGCCTTCCTCACCCTTTTTCTTCGCTTCGGCGTCCTTGGCCTGCTCTGCCTCCTTGGCGCCCTTGATGTTTGGCGCGACGATCGTGCCGACCGCCCAGCCGCCACCGGCGCCGAGCAGCGTCAGGACGGCGACGCCGATGATCGTCATCAGCGTGGCGGATTTCTTCTTTGATTGATCTGCGCTTGCGTCTGGCTCTGCCATCGTCGTTCAGCCTCAAAGCGGCGAGAAAAGATCGACGGCCTGCTGGCCGCGCGGAGGCTGCTGCACTTCCATCAGGCGGCCGCGGCCACCGTAGGAGATGCGGGCTTCGGCGATCTTGTCGTAGGAGATCTGGTTTTCTGCATTGACGTCCTGCGGACGAACGATACCGGCGACGTTCAGGATGCGCAGTTCCTGGTTCAATCGGACTTCCTGCGAGCCCGATATGACGAGGTTGCCGTTTTCGAGAATGCCGGTGACGACGGCGGCGACCAGAAGGGTCAGCTTGTCGGTGCGCTCGATCTTGCCCTTGCCGTCGGTGCTGGTGTCGGAGCCATAGGTCAGGTCGGTCTTGGATTCAGGCGTCCAGCCGAATATCTGGGCGTTGACGTCCCAGTTCATGCCGCTCGAATTCTTGCGGCTCCGGTTGGTCTCGTTGTCGAAAGAGCCCTTGTCGTTGATTTGAATGTCGACCGTCAGGATGTCGCCGACGTTGAGCGCGCGCGCATCCTTGAAGAGCGCCGCCTGCGAATCGCTCCACAGCGAATAACCCTGCGCCACGGCGCGCGGCTGCTTCGGATAAAGCGCCATCTGCGGCGTCTGGCCGTAGGCAAGGCCGCTGCCGATCGGACTCATGGCGGGCGCACGGCCGATCTCGCTGACTGCCGTCGGAGACTGGCAACCTGCAAGGATTGCGAGGGCGGCGATCGCGGCCGAGAGACGCATATTCATGAAGGATCCTTCGACGTATTGGGATCGGACGCACTGGCGATGACGCTGGCGATGGCCGCGGCTTTCTTCGGGTCCATCTCGTTGAGGATGAGGCTCGACTGACGCGGTCCGAGCCGCATGATCACGGCGGAGGCCACCTCGATCTTCATATCCTGCAACTGGAGTGCGGCCGAATCCGGCTTCATCTTCTTGTAGATCTCGGTGAGGCCGGCTTCCGCCTGCTTCAGGAAATCGTCGCGCCGCTTCAGCCAGTCCTGGTATTCGGCCTTGCGCTTATCCATCTCAGCCATGCGGGCGTCGATGTCGGCGCGAAGCTTTTCCAATTCCTGCTTCTGCAGGAGGTAACGCTGGTCGCGGGCGGGGTCGGCGATGTTGGTGCAGAACTGCTTGACCTCGTCCTGGGAGGTGATGTCTCCCGCCGGCGCATGCTCCTGCGCGAAGGCGCCCGGGATCGACAGAAGGACGAGGCCTGCTGCCGGCAGCGCCAGCCAGCGCAGCAATTGCAGGACCGTCATGTCTTTGATGATCTTTATCATTGCAGCACAAGCTCCGCCTGCAGGGCGCCTGCCGACTTGATGCCCTGGAGAATGGCGATGATGCCATCCGGCTTCACGCCGATATTGTTAAGGCCGGCGACGAGGGTCCTGAGGTCGGGACCGTCGATGATGGCGACGCGCCCGCCGGTCTGCTCAGCGGCGATATCGGTCTGCGGCTGGACGGCGGTCCGGCCCTGCGAGAAGGGTTCGGGCTGGATGATCTGCGGCGTCTCGGTAACCTGAACCGTCAGTGTGCCGTAGCTGACCGCAACCGGCGAGACGCGGACGTCCGAGCCGATGACGATCGTTCCGGTGCGCTCGTTGATGACAACCTTGGCCGGCGTATCGGTTTCGACGATGAGATTTTCGATGTCGGCCATCAGCCGGGTGAGATCGGCCGTGCGCGGCTTCTGGATTACCACTTCCTGCGAATCCTTGGCTTCGGCGACCGGGCCGCCGAAGCGTGCCGAGGCATAACCGTTGACGATGTCGGCGATGCGGATCGCCGTCGAGAAGTCGGGGTTGCGCAGCTGCAGGACGAGATTGACCGAATCCTTGAAGCGGGACGGAAGTTCGCGTTCGATGATGGCGCCGCCCGGCACGCGACCGGCGGTGGTGACGCCTTCAGTCACGGTCGCCGCCTGGCCCTGGGCCTGGAAGCCGGTGACGATGGCAGCGCCCTGCGCGACGGCGTAGATCTGGCCGTCGGCGCCGGAAAGCGAGGTCATGACGAGTGTGCCGCCGCGCAGCGACGTTGCGTCGCCGAGCGAGCTCACCGTGACGTCGATGCGGCTGCCGGGGCTTGCGAAAGGCGGCAGGTTGGCGGTGACCATGACGGCCGCGGTGTTCTTGGCGTTGGACTGGCCGCCCTGGGTCGAGATGCCGAGATTCTGCAGCATCGCCCGCATCGACTGCTCGGTGAAAGGCGAGGCACGGAAGCCGTCGCCGGTTCCCTGCAGGCCGACGATCAGGCCATAACCGATCAGCTGGTTGTCACGTCCAGCCTGAAGCGAGGCGATATCCTTGATGCGGGAGGTCAGCGCCCAGGCGGGCGCGACGTCGGCCAGGCTCATGGCGAGGACCGCGACAAGGGTCAAGAAACGGAAGAACAATTTCATTTTGCCCTCACATGGACCGTGCCGTCCGCAAGCACCGTGCCGCTGACGATAACGCCGGAATCCATATTGCGTGCGCGCACGACCTGCCCGGTCGAGCCGTCTTCGAGCGGTGAGCCGGCAGCCGAGATCGTCATCGCGCCAAGCGAAAAGACCAGGCGGATCGAAGAGCCGCGGGTCACCGTATAGGCTTCGCGCAGGCCCGAAACCGAAATCGTGTGGCCCGGCAGCAACGTGCGCTTGGAGACCAAGCCTTCGACCTGGGAAATGGATTTGGCAAAATCGCCGGCGAGGTTGGGGTTGGTGACCTCGACCTCCTGAAGCTGGCTGGCCGACAGTGTGTCGCCGGGGTAGATGATCGTCGTCGGGACGACGGCATAACCCATGCCGGCATCCGCGTCCGCGGGCAAGAAAATGCCCGCGACTGCGATCGTGGCTGCCGCCACCCATCCTGAGATGTGTCCTGCCCGGCAAAACATCATGTTTCGGCCCTTCCCTCTACTTCAGGTTTTTGCTGACGATGGTGGCCATTTCGTCAGCGGTGGTGATCACCTTGGAATTCATTTCGTACGCGCGCTGGGCCGAGATCAGCTCGGTGATTTCCTTCACCGGGTCGACGTTCGAGGCTTCCAGATAGCCCTGCTTCATGTAGGCGAAACCTTCCTCGTCAGGATTGCCGACGACGGCTTCGCCGGAGGCTGCCGTTTCCTGGAAGAGATTGTCGCCGATCGGCTGGAGGCCGGCCTCGTTGACGAAATCGGCAAGGGTCAGCTGGCCAAGCGTGGTCGCGGACGTCGCGCCGGGCAGCTTGGCCGAAACCTGGCCGGAGCGGCTGATGGTCAGCTCGGTCGAGCCCGTCGGAATGGTGATGCCGGGAAGGACCTCGTAGCCGTCGATGGTGACGAGCTGGCCCTGGTCGTTCTTGTTGAAGGCGCCGGCACGGCTGTAGAGCGTCGTACCGTCGGTCGACTGAATCTGGAAGAAGCCCTTGCCGATCAGCGCCACGTCAAGGTCGTTGCCGGTCTGGGTCAGTTCGCCCTGGAGATGCAGGTTGCGCACCGCCGAGGTCTGGACGCCGAGGCCGATATTGGCACCTTCCGGGACGACGGCCTGGTTGGCGCGGTTGGCGACACCCTTGGCGCGTTCGGTCTGGTAGAGAAGATCGGAGAATTCGGCGCGAGCGCGCTTGAAACCCGTTGTATTGATGTTGGCGATATTGTTCGCGATGACTTCCAGATTGGTCTGCTGGGCATCCATGCCCGTTGCTGCGATGGCGAGCGCTCTCATGTGTTCGTCCTCAAATCAGTTACATCTGCATCTTGGTGACTTCGAGAAAGGCCGAGACGACCTTGTCGCGGATGGCGATCGCGGTCTGCAGCGTCTGCTCGGCCTGGAGCATGGAATCGACGACTTCACGCGTCGTCGCCGTGCCCTTGATGCCGGCAAAGGACATGCTTTCCGCGCCCTTCAGGCTGGTGACCGCGTCGCTCGCCATATTGCCCATGACGGAGGCAAAGCTCATCCCGTTGGCGGCACCCGCAGTGCCCGGCATGGTGGCGGCAGACGACGAGGCGGAATTTTCGGTGTCGACCGCGCCGAGCGCACGGGTCATCGAAAGGTTGCTGACATTCTGGACGCTGCTGATCATTATTATTGGCTCTTCAGGAGGTCGATCGTGGAGGAGATGAGATCGCGGGTCTGCTTGATGGTCTGCAGATTGGCGTCATACGAGCGGTTGGCTTCGCGCATGTCGGCCATCTCGACGAGGATGTTGACGTTCGGCAGTTTGACGACGCCCTTCTGATCCGCAGCCGGATTGCTGGGGTCGAATTCGGTGCTGAAGTCGCCTTCGTCGACGCCGACCTTCTTGACATCGACCGTCTCGACGCCGCTGGCGCGATCCATCTGCTGGCCGAAGGTGATCGTCTTGCGGCGATAGGGGTCGGCTCCGGGCGTGTCGCCGGTCGAGCGGGCGTTGGCGATGTTTTCCGAAACGATGCGCAGGCGCGTCGACTGCGCCTCGAGCCCGGAACCGGCGATTTTCATTGCTGCTGAAAGCGGATCCATGATTTTTACTTCCTGACGGTCATCAACATCATGCGGTTGAAGGAACTGACCAGCGAGGTGTTCAGATCGTACTGGCGCTTGATATCGCCCGATTTGGAGAGCTCCTCGGCCACACCGACCGTATTGCCGGATTCCTGGATACCGATTTCCTGGTCGAGTGCGGCGTCCTTGACGTCGATATCGCCGCTGTCGCTGAAATCATTGCCGCTGAGATGGGCCGGATTGGTGCGCGCCATGGTGATGTCGGACTTGTCCAGCACCGCGTCGAAGGGCGTGACGTCCTTGGCGTGGAACTTCGGGGTGTTGGCATTCGCGATGTTGCCGGCAACAACCTGCTGACGGATCGTCAGCCATTCCGCCTGTCGCGAAGCCAAGTCGAAAAGTTGGATCGGTTGCATGAGACTCTCCGTTTTTACTGTCCCGAACCTAGTGCGGTAATCTTGCGTGGGACTTACGGGAATTCAGGTTTCAAGGCGCTTTTCGGGGAGCGCCGCACTCAAAAAAAAGGGGCTCCGGCCGGTTCGTGGCGGAGCCCCCTATTGCCTTCGGTGTTGGCCGACAGGTTCAATTGTTCTGGTATGTATCGCCCTTGGAGGTGACGATCACCCATTTGCCGTCGCGCTGCTCGAGTGTCGCTAGGCGGCTCTCGTCGGGCAGGATCGAACCGATGCGCACCACATACATGCCCGAAGGATCCTCGATCAGCGCCCGGCCGTTGGAGACGTGCAGCAGGCGGAAGGAAGACTTGCCGGGGAAAGGCTGATCCTCGAGTATGGGGCCGCCATTGCGCTCCTTGCCGAGGTCGGAGACCGTCGCCGTCGTCAGCGGATCGATCGGCGGGGCCTTCTTGTCCGGCTCGTTCTTGTTGACCATGGCAAGCGGCGAGACGCTGAAGACGTTGCGGGCCGGCCAATCCGGCAGTTCGCGCGAATTGTCGCTGGCGGCGACGTTGATGCCGAACTTGTCTTCGTTGAAGAACACGTACCAGGGAAAGAAGGCGGAAGCACCGGCAAGCGCCAGGCCGGTGAAGGTCAGAAGCCGATCCAGAATGACAGTCTTCCGGCGCTGCTTCAGGGAAGCGATGCGTTCGTCGTCGAATTCAGCCACGTCTATCTCCTCTGAATGGGTGCGCCCTGATTGCCCATGCCGGCGGCCGCTTTGAGCGCGCCGGCGAGATCGGCGAAGGCATCGGCCGAGTCGCGGTCGCCCGGCGACTGTTTCAGGACGTCGTAAATGATCGGCACCTGCTTGACCGCCATATCGAGATCGGGATCGGCACCCTGGCGGTAACCGCCGATCAGGCGCAGGTCGCGCGTTTCCTCAAAGCGGTGGATCAGCACCTTCAGCCGCGACACCAGCTTTTCCTGGTCCGGCGTCCAGGCCTTGCGGGCAAGACGCGAGATCGAGGCGAGCGGATCGATCGGCGGGTAACGCCCTTCTTCGGCGAGGCTGCGCTGCAGGACGATATGACCGTCGAGGATGCCGCGCGTCGAATCGGCGATCGGGTCGTTGTGGTTGTCGCCGTCGACGAGGATGGAGATGATCGCCGTGATGGTGCCGGAGCCCTCTGGGCCGGGACCGGCGCGTTCCAGCAGGCGCGGCAGCTCGGTGAACACGGAAGCCGGGTAACCGCGGGCGATCGGCGGCTCGCCGGAGGCGGTCGCCACCTCGCGGATCGCATGGGCGAAACGCGTGACGCTGTCGACGATGAAGAGGACATTCTCGCCCTTGTCGCGGAAATGTTCGGCGATGGTGACGGCCGTCAGTGGCGCCATCTTGCGCAGCATCGGGCTCTCGTCGCTGGTTGCAACGACGGCGATCGCCTTCTTCATGTTGCTGCCGAGCGTGTCCTCGATGAACTCGCGCACCTCGCGGCCGCGTTCGCCGACTAGCGCAATGACGACCTTGTCGAAGGCGTCGGCGCGGGCGAGCATGGACAGAAGCGTCGACTTGCCGACACCGGAACCGGCAAAGATGCCGAGACGCTGCCCGAGGCAGAGCGGCGAGAAGATGTCGATCGCGCGTACCCCGGTCTTGAAGCCGGTCTGGACACGCTTGCGGGTCATCGAGGGCGGCGCGGTATTGGCGATCGAGCGGCGATCGAGGCCCTCGGTGATCGGACCCAGCCCGTCGATCGGCTCGCAGAGCGAGTTGACGGTGCGCCCGCACCAGCTGTCCGACGGTGAGATCCGGAAGGCGCCCTTGCGGATGACCGTATCGTCGATGCCGATCGGCTCGCCGGGTTCGATCGGGCAGACATAGATCAGGTCCGGCTCGACGCGAACGACCTCACCGAGATGGACGCCGGTCGCCGATTTATGAGCGACGAACTCACCGAGGCGAACATGGCGGGAGAGACCGCGAACCGTGTAATGGCCTGCGGCGATGGTCTGCACGCGACCGCCATGGGCAACTGCAAACTCCGGCGATGCGTATCGGTCGACGAGGCCTGCCAGATGCGCCAGTTTCGGGGAAAGACCGTCCTCGGACAGTAGCGTGGTGCTCATGCTTAGCGACTACCCCCAAGCGTCTGCACCGCTTCCTTGAAGGAATCCTCGCTGTCGCGCATCAGCGACGAGACGCTTTCGAAGGCGCGGTTGACTTCAATCAGCTGGGTGATCTCGCGCATGGCGTTAACGTTGGAGTTTTCGAGATAACCCTGCTCGACGCCGACATTGAAGCGGTCGACGACGGCGCGCGGCTGGTCGGTGGTCATGATGCCGCTGTTTTCGTAGCGTAGGTAACCCTTGCTGACATCGGCCTCGAACAACCCGAGCGAGGCGACCTGACGACCTCCCTGATAGATGATGCCGTCGGTGCCGACGGCCGGCTCGCCGCCCTTCGAATTGAGCTGGATAGGCGCGCCGCCGGCGTCGAGAACGGGATATCCGCGGATCGACACGAGTTCGCCGGTATCCTTGAGCGTGAAGCGGCCGTCCCTCGTCAGCACGCGGCCGGCCGGCGTATCGAGCGAGAACCAGGCATCGCCCTTGATGGCGAAATCGAGCATGTTGCCGGTGTGCTGCAGTTCGCCATTTCCCTCGTTCAGATAGTCGTTGCCCTGGGAAACGAAGGCGACCTTGGTGTTGAGCTTGTTCTTGGTCGCCGCCACCATCTCGTCGAACTTCACCTCGGTGGCGCGAAAGCCGGTCGTGTTCACGTTCGCCATGTTGTCTGCGATGGTGGTCAGGCGCTTTTCGAGCGCCATCTGCGACGACAGTGAAACATAAAGACCGGATTGCATGTCGGTAAGCTCCAAGCATTTGGCGATGAACGGAACGAAAAGCCGGGCGTCGTCTTTGTGGTTCGGCCGGGATTTCGCTGAGGCGGCATCTCAGAAACGGGTGCTGACACCCATTCGTCTTCTTTAGCCTGACGACAGATGCTTGCGCGAAGCTGGCACGCGGAAATGCCCTCCGGCCGGCCCTTTCATCAGCCTCACGCAAGGCAGAAACCCTATCCGTCTCAGAGAAAAGCAACGTTCAGATTGGGCTGACGATGAATATTATTATCGGATTTATTGTTGTCTGCGGCTGCATCGTCGGCAGTTTCATGGCGATGGGCGGCGAAGTGAACGCGCTGTTCCAGCCCTTCGAATTCCTCATCATCGGCGGCGCCGGCCTCGGCAGCTTCATCATGGCGAACCCAATGAAGGTGGTGAAGGATTCCGGCAAGGCGCTCGGCGAAGCCTTCAAGCACGCCGTGCCGAAGGAACGTAATTATCTCGACACGCTCGGCGTGCTCTATTCGCTGATGCGCGACCTGCGCACCAAGTCGAGAAACGAAATCGAAGCTCATATCGACAATCCGGCCGAATCGACGATCTTCCAGTCGGCTCCGACAGTTTTGAAGAACAAGGAACTGACGGCGTTCATCTGCGACTACGTGCGTCTGATCATCATCGGCAATGCCCGCAGCCACGAGATCGAGGCGCTGATGGACGAAGAACTCAACACCATCATGCACGACAAGATGAAGCCCTACCACTCGATCCAGATCATGGGCGATTCCTTCCCGGCGATCGGTATCGTCGCTGCGGTCCTCGGCGTCATCAAGGCGATGGCCCACATCAACGATTCACCCGAGGTGCTCGGCCACCTGATCGGCTCGGCGCTCGTCGGCACCTTCCTCGGCATTCTCTTGTCCTATTGCGTCTGCTCGCCGCTGGTCTCCCAGATCAAGGTCGTGCGCAACAAGCAGCACCGCCTCTACGTCATCGTCAAGCAGACGCTGCTTGCCTACATGAACGGCTCGGTGCCGCAGGTCGCTCTCGAATACGGCCGCAAGACGATCTCGGCTTACGAGCGTCCGTCCATCGACGCGGTCGAACAGGAAATGATGAACCCAGGCGGCGAAAACAAGGCGGCTTAAATGACTATGAGCGATGCTTCGCATGACAAACCGGCGATGGATCCTGCCCTTCTCGCCAAGCTGACAGGCGGGCTTGGCGACAGAGGCAGGGTCGCCAAGATCTGCAGTTCCTTTGGGGAAGTCTACAGCGAATTCTTTCCCGACGTCATCAAGAGCGAGACCGGCCTCGACGTGACGGTCAACTATCTCGGCTGCGAGATCGGCTATAAGAACCACCTGATCGACGACCTGAGCGCGAACGTCACCCTCGTCGACGTGACACTGCGCAACTGGTCGCAGAACATCACGCTTGCCTGCGGCAACGGTTTCGTCATCACGCTGATGGAGCACCTGCTCGGAGCCACCGCCGATACGATCGAGGAGCCGGCCGACCGGCTGCTGTCGATCATCGAAATCGACCTCGCGGTAATGGTTTTCGACAAGATCGCCAAGGTGCTGCGCTCGGCCGTCAACGCGCCCGGCGGTTTCGAACCGAGCCTTTCGGCCCCGCACGCCCTTGAGATGCGCGCCCGGCCGCCGGAGGACCGCCCGGACGAATTCGCCGCCGCCATCAATATGTCGATCACGCTTGCCGGCATCGTTTCGGAATTTTCGTTGATGGTTCCGCAGACGGCGCTGCTCAAGACCAAGGTGACGCCGCCGAAGCCGAAGCGTCAAGCGACCGGCAAGTCGGCGGAATGGACCGAACAGCTGGGCGACCAGGTCCGCCGCTCGCAGGTCACGCTCGAGGCCAAGATCAGGCTGCAGGACCTGACGCTGCGCACGATATCGAAGCTGATGGTCGGCGACGTCATTCCGTTCCGCGACAGCGGCGACGTGCGCGTCGAGGTCAGCGCCAACAGCAAGGAATTGTATGTGTGTGAGTTCGGGCGTTCAGGTGAAAACTACATGGTCCGCGTCAAGGATACGATGAACTCGGATGACGAACTCATCCGTCATTTAATGAATTAATCGGTTCTCTGGCTTTTGGGCTGCAAAGGCAGTTTGAGGCAAGTTTCAACTGGAATAGTGATTTCATGGCTACGAAGAAAACACAGCAGAACAGCGACCTCTCCCTGGATCTTCCGGGCAGCGAAGCGGATCTCGACCAGGCGATCGACGATCTGCGCGGCGTGCTGAAGCAGGATGCCGATGGCGACCTGCCGCAGTTTGGCGACGACCTGCAGAACGACGCCTTCGCAGCAGGAACCGATCTGGCGGCCTTCGGCGGCGAGATATCGGAAAACCCGTTCGGCGGCGACGATTTCGGCGGCGATTTCGGCGCCGGCAATGCCAGCCCGGCGGCCGGCATGGATTTCG contains these protein-coding regions:
- the flgF gene encoding flagellar basal-body rod protein FlgF, whose product is MQSGLYVSLSSQMALEKRLTTIADNMANVNTTGFRATEVKFDEMVAATKNKLNTKVAFVSQGNDYLNEGNGELQHTGNMLDFAIKGDAWFSLDTPAGRVLTRDGRFTLKDTGELVSIRGYPVLDAGGAPIQLNSKGGEPAVGTDGIIYQGGRQVASLGLFEADVSKGYLRYENSGIMTTDQPRAVVDRFNVGVEQGYLENSNVNAMREITQLIEVNRAFESVSSLMRDSEDSFKEAVQTLGGSR
- the motA gene encoding flagellar motor stator protein MotA; translated protein: MNIIIGFIVVCGCIVGSFMAMGGEVNALFQPFEFLIIGGAGLGSFIMANPMKVVKDSGKALGEAFKHAVPKERNYLDTLGVLYSLMRDLRTKSRNEIEAHIDNPAESTIFQSAPTVLKNKELTAFICDYVRLIIIGNARSHEIEALMDEELNTIMHDKMKPYHSIQIMGDSFPAIGIVAAVLGVIKAMAHINDSPEVLGHLIGSALVGTFLGILLSYCVCSPLVSQIKVVRNKQHRLYVIVKQTLLAYMNGSVPQVALEYGRKTISAYERPSIDAVEQEMMNPGGENKAA
- a CDS encoding FliM/FliN family flagellar motor switch protein, encoding MTMSDASHDKPAMDPALLAKLTGGLGDRGRVAKICSSFGEVYSEFFPDVIKSETGLDVTVNYLGCEIGYKNHLIDDLSANVTLVDVTLRNWSQNITLACGNGFVITLMEHLLGATADTIEEPADRLLSIIEIDLAVMVFDKIAKVLRSAVNAPGGFEPSLSAPHALEMRARPPEDRPDEFAAAINMSITLAGIVSEFSLMVPQTALLKTKVTPPKPKRQATGKSAEWTEQLGDQVRRSQVTLEAKIRLQDLTLRTISKLMVGDVIPFRDSGDVRVEVSANSKELYVCEFGRSGENYMVRVKDTMNSDDELIRHLMN